A segment of the Leptotrichia massiliensis genome:
TTATTATTAAGTATTTATTTCGTTAAAGCAATCAAATTTCCTTCAAAACCCGTTTTCCCAAATTTGTTAAATTATCAAAAGAAATTTCGGCAAGGCATACCAGCTCATCGCCTTTCTGATAGTTGGGATTTTTTTCTAAAAAAAACTGTATATTTTTATTTTTCAGCTGCTTTTCCGAAAGTACAACGACATTTTCCCGCAAAAAGTCATTTGTTCCATCATTTTTTACAATTCCGCTTTCCTTGCAGTATCTGCTGCCGTATATTTTTTCAGCATAAATATCTTTTATTTTTTTCTCCATCTCACTTTCCGTATAACCCACCTTTGGACAAAAATTTTTAAAGTACGTCGGAAGATACATGTATGTCTTTATACCTTTAGAAATCAAGAACCAATAAGTTTTCACCCCATTTTTTATATTTTTTTCACTTTCCAGAAGGCAGTATTTTATCCATTCCTTCTGAAATTCAATTCCCCACGAAAATCCCTTTTCAATAATAGTGTCCCCAGAAAAAAATCCAGCTATTCTTTTTTTCTCAAAATCTTTACCATTTTCAATATTTAATTCCATTTTTTTTATTGTAGAAAACCCTTTTAACTCCTCATTTTCAAATATTAAAAAAATATCATTTTTATCATATAAATCTGCCAAAAACTTATCTTTTTTCATATTTTCATAATATTTTTTCATAAGTAAAAACATACTTTCCACAATTTTACTATTCTCTCTTATATCTTTTACAGCAAAAACCTTGCATTCCATAACCACACAAACTCCTTTTTTTTCAAATTTATAAAAAATATTTCAAAAGCAAACAAAAAAACTAATTTTAAATTTTTTACATAAATAATATAAATTATACCTCATATTTTTTACAAAAAAAATAAAAATAAAAAATACCCTATTTTGTGTTTAGAGTATTTTTTAAGTTATTTTAATTAGGTTCAAAATCTATAACAAATTAATGAGAGCCTATCTTCCAAGTTGTTGCTGTCTTTGCTGTATAACACGCTGCTGTTCAATCGCACTAGGAGTTTTTACAAGCGTTACTGCTACCTCTGTTGCCTGTCCATTTCTGTATACAGTTAATTTTATAGTTTGTCCAACTTTTTTAGCGGCTATTTCTCCAACAAATGCTCCAGCAGAATTTACTTCTTTTCCGTCAACCGCTGTGATAACATCATTTTTAGTTATTCCTGCTACAGCGGCTGGACCATTTGGCACAACATCAGCTATGAATACTCCATTTGAAGATTTTAGATTAAGAGCTTTTACTTTGTTTGAATCTAAGTTTCCTAAATAGACACCAATGTATGGTTTTTCAAATTTACCATTTGCGATAATTGAGTCTTTTACTGTCATTGCCAAGTTTGCTGGAATAGCAAATCCAATTCCTACACTTCCTCCACTTTGTGAATAAATAGCAGTGTTTACTCCGATAACTTTTCCTGTTATGTCAATTAACGGACCTCCACTATTTCCTTGGTTGATAGCGGCATCCGTTTGGATAAAGTTTTCTATTTCTTCGATTCCTAACGAACTACGCCCTGCGGCACTTACAATTCCAACTGTCATTGAATCATTTAATCCTAATGGATTTCCAAAGGCGATTGACCACTGTCCAATTTGGACTTGATCCGAATTTGCAAATTCTAATGGTTTAAAAGTTCCATTTGAATCAATTTTCAATACAGCGATGTCAACTTCAGGTGAAGTTCCCACAAGTTTTGTACGATATTCACGTCCATTCGAAAATTTTACATAAATCTCATCTGCACCATCAATAACGTGATTATTTGTAACAATATATCCGTCTTTTGAAACAACAAATCCTGAACCTAGTGACCCCGATTCACGTTTTTCCTGCCCTCCAGAACGCCCAAAAAGCATTTCTTCTAGTGGATTATAAGTATTAACTGTAACAGTTTTTTTAGTTCTGATATTTACAATTGAATCCTTAACACTGTTATGCACACTTACAAAAGCATCCTGTGTTTGTACTGCATTTTTTGTATATTTTTGCAAATCTTCCTGCGAAATATTTTTCTGTTGTTCAACATTTGGAGTATTATTGGTATTGCTTGGATTATTTTCAGTTTTATTTGAACAGCTTAAAAGCAAAAATAACATTGAAAATAAAGCAAATTTTTTGTTTCCCTTTTTTAAATTTATTTTTTTCATATCTATACCTCGATTCTTTCTATCTATTTTTTGATTGTACTTATTTTAGTGAATAAAAATTTATTATCCTTATGAGTTTTATTTGAATTTCATTTAATTAATTATTTTTATTACTATTATTTTAAGTAGCATTATCAAAATATATCATATTTTTAAGTTTTTTCAAAATTTCCTTATAAAATAAATTTGAACAATAAGTATATATTATGGTATAATATTAGCAAGCTATATATAAAAAAATGGAGAGAAAATGATTAAATTAATTTTACTAGATGTAGACGGAACACTTACCGATAGTGGAATCTATCATGGGAATAACGGTGAGGAATTAAAAAAATTTAATGTAAAAGATGGCTATGCCATTGTAAATGCGCAAGAACTAGGCATTGAATTTGGAATAATTACAGGAAAGGAATCCGAGCTTGTAAGAACTCGTGCAAACGAGCTAAACATAAAATATTTATATCAAGGAATTTCTGAAAAGACTCTTATTCTTGATGAAATAATGCAAATCACAGGACTTCAAAAAGAAGAAATTGCCTATATGGGTGATGATTTAAATGATATAAAAATTATGAAAAAAGTAGGATTTTCTGGAACTCCACTAGATGGAGTAAATGAAGCAAAAATAATAGCAGACTTCGTTTCAACAAAAAATGGCGGAGAAGGAGCAGTGCGGGAATTTATTGAAACTATTTTGAAAAAAGATAAATTATTTCAAAAATTTCTAATAAATGTAAAATAATAAAAACTTTAAAAAAATGATTTATCTGAATGCTTAAAGAAGTATTCGAAAACAAGTTAAAAAACAGATTTTAAGATAAAAATTATTTTTAGGAGGAAATAATGGCAATAAAATATTTGGACGCCAAGAGGCTAAAATTAGTGTTCATTGGTGGTGGAAAGTGGGTTACAAAACACGAAGACTTATTAAATGAATTAAATGTTTACCCAGTACCTGATGGAGATACAGGAAGTAATATGTCTATGACATTAAATTCAATGATAAATGATTTGGAAGAAAAAACAGATGATAAAATAAAAATGCCACAACTTGTAGAAGTAGTTGAAGAAGCTGTATTAATGGGAGCTAGAGGAAATTCTGGTACAATTTTATCACAAGTAATTACAGGGTTTTTAAAAGGTATTGGAGATAAAGTTAAATTGCTTCCAAAAGATGTTGCTGAAGCTCTCTCAAGTGCCAAGGAAACTGCTTACAGCGCTGTAAGCGAACCGATAGAAGGAACAATTTTGACAGTTATCAGAAAGATTTCTGAAAAAGCTACAGAATGTGCAGATAAATTTGAAGATTTAGTGGAATTTTTGAGAGAAATCGTTAAAGCTGGAGAACAAGCTGTGGAAGAAACGCCTGAATTATTACCAAAACTAAAAGAGGCTGGAGTAGTTGATGCTGGTGGAAAAGGGCTATTTTTCTTTTTTGAAGGATTCTATAAAGTTACAACGGAATTAAATTTATTAGTTGAATTACAAAAGGCTCAAGTAAAGGAAAATGAATTTGATAAAACAATAGCAAATATTGATCACGATCCTGAAAGCATACATTTTCAATACTGTACAGAATACATTATTCTAAATGGAGACTTTGACACAGAAGAATATAAAAAGCGTGTGCTTGAACTAGGAGATTCTGCCGTATTTGCACAAACTTCTAAAAAATTCAAGACTCATATTCATACAAACCATCCTGGAAAAGCAATGGAAATAGCACTTGAATATGGCCCTCTTGAAAAAATGAAGATAGAAAATATGAAATTGCAGCATGATAATCTGCAAATCTTCAGTGAACGGGATGAAGCTAAAATCTTTGTAAATCCAAAAATTGATAAAACAAAATCTGCATTTGTAATTCTAGCTGATTCTGAAAATTTAAAAGATGAATTTTTGAAAATCGGTGCAGATGTTGTAATTCTTGGAGGACAAAGTAAAAATCCAAGCGTTCAGGAAATATTAAATGCAATTGACAAAACTGAAAAAGAAAATGTTTATGTCTTGCCAAACAACAAAAATGTTATCACAACAGCTAAAATGGCTGCAGAAAAATCTCAAAAAACAGTAATGGTTCTAGATACTAAAACAATGCTTGATGGATATTATTTCTTAAAACACAAAGAAAATGATATTGATGAAGTAAAAGAAGCTGCTGCAAGAAACTATTCTGTCGAAATTACAAAAGCTGTAAGAGATACAAAAGTAGACGAACTGACAATAGCAAAAAATGACTTTATAGGGCTTGTAAATGGAAAAATAAAATATGCAAAAAAATCGTTAAAAGATATTACGGATGCTATATTAGCTGATTTAGTAACTAAAAATACAATAACAGCCATTATAGTAAGTGGAAATGAAAAAGATGAAAATTCACAAAAAAATATTGAAGAAAAATTATCTGGAATAAAAACTTCAATTATTGATGGAAATCAGGAAAATTACTACTATTACCTGTATATTGAAAATAAAGATCCAAATATGCCTGAAATAGCTATTTTGACAGACTCTGTATCAGATTTGACATACGAAGATATTGAAGGACTTCCAATAAAAATTGTACCTTTGAAAATCGATATAAATGGAGAACTTTATAGAGACGGAATAGAAATTACAAAACCTGAATTTTGGCATGAAATGCTTGACAATGATGCAGCAATAAAGACATCTCAGCCATCACCGCAAGACTTTTTAAATGCCTACAATAAACTATTTGAAAAAGGCTATAAAAAGATAATTTCAATTCATCCATCTTCAAAATTGAGCGGAACTATACAAGCCGCAAAAGTTGGACGAAGTTTGACAAATAGAGAAAATGATATTGAATTAATTGATAGTATGGGAGCTTCATTGCTGCAAGGATTCCTTGCCTTAGGAGCCGCTGGAAAATCAATAAGAGGAGAAAGCTTTACAGAAATTATCAACTGGGTAAACAACTTTAGAACAAAAGGAAAACTTCTTATGATTATTCCAGACTTGAAATATCTTGAAAAAGGCGGAAGAATTGGAAAAGCAAGTTCAACAATAGCAGGAGCATTAAATATGAAACCTATTTTAACTGTAAATCAAGGAGAAGTTACAGTTGAGAAAAAAGTTCTAGGTGAACGTAATGCACAAAAATACATCGAAAAATACATTGAACGTGAAAGCAAGAAACAGAGCATCGTTCTTATGACTGGTTGGGGCGGGACTCCGACAGAGCTTGAAAATGTAGTGAGAATTCATTCAGAAGTAGAAAATAATCCGAAAATAAACTCATTAATATTAAACAGAGAAATTGGAGCAGTAATTGGTGCTCATGCAGGGCCTGTTTACGGAATTTTCATATTCCCTAGATTAAGTTAATGTATTAATAAATTAAAATTTTAAAGTAATAAAACAGAAAGAGGTACACCTTTGAAATTTAAATTTTTTGATGAAATAAATTCGACAAATACATATTTAAGAAGGCAGCTGCAAATAGAAGAATTTGAAGTTATAATTGCAAAAAAACAAACAGATGGAAAAGGTAAAAGGGATAGTGTATGGATTTCAAATGAAGGAGCAGCACTGTTTTCCTTTGCCGTCAAAGACAATACCGAACTAGATGAAAAAATAACAATTTTTGCAGGCTATATCGTCTATAATGTATTAAAGAACTATATAGACAGCCATGACAAACTAACTTTCAAATGGCCAAACGATATTTATTACGAAAATAAAAAAATATGTGGAATTTTATGTGAAAAGGTAAGAAATAATATAATAATAGGAATTGGAATAAATATTAACAATACTGACTTTGGAATGTTTCGTGAAAAAGCCATTTCTCTTGTGGAAATTACTGGAAAAATTCATCCTGTCCAGCAAATTATAGAAGAAGTGGTATCAACTTTTGAAAATCAATTTCACAATTTAAACAAAAATTGGGAAAATATTTTACAAATTGTAAATGAAAACAGCTACTTAAAAGATAAAAAAATACTAATAAAACGAAATGGTAAATTTTTGGAAAAAGAATACAGATTCTTACGTGTAGATAGAAGAGGTAAAATTTCATTAATTAGTAAAGGTGATAATGATGAAATGAAATTTACTTCTCTAGAGTTTAAAGTTATATAAACATCTATCACAAACAAGGCTAGGTTAAAAATTATAAACCTAGTCTTTTTTATTTGATTTTTATATATAATTTATAAAATTTCATTAATACAATATTTTTTAATTTTAATTTTTTGACGATTTTATTTCTACAACTTGCTTATCATATATTTTAATTATACCCTAAAACTCTTATAAACTTTAAATAAAATAAATTAATTTTCAATTTTTTGAAAATTGATATTGGTGTGGTATACTAAAAATAGAAAGTTGTATTTTGAGTTAGAAAGATGTAAATTTAAGTTAAACACATTTGATTAAAATTAAAATAATGAATTAAATGTTAACATAGATTAATAAAAAATTATTGAGGAGGATGTGTATGAAAATTACTAAAATTGATGGTATCTCTCATAAAAAATATAAGGAAAAAGGGAAGTTAATAAAAAGTAATGAGATAGAAAAAGATGTTACTGAAGAAAGATTTAATGATATAGAAGCAAAAACGACAGAATTATTTCTAAAAACATTAGATTCTTATGTAAAAAATTATGAGAAGTGTGAAGAGCAAAATAAAGAAAGAAGAGAAAAAGCTAAAAATTATTTTTCCAAAGTAAAACTAATAATTGACAATGAGAAAATAACAATATGTAATGAAAACACTGAAAAAATAGAAATAGAAGATTTCAATGAATATGATGTTAGAAATAGAAAATACTTTAATGTTTTGAATAAAATATTAAATGGAGAAAATTATACTGAAGAAGATTTAGAAGTTTTTGAAAATGATTTGCAAAAAAAACTAAATCAAATACAATCAATAAAAAATTCATTGGAAGAAAACAAGGCACATTTTAAAAAAGAAAGCATAAATAATACTACTGATAGAGTTAAAGGGAATAATAAAAAAAGTTTATTTTATGAATATTATAGAAATTCTTCAAAACATCAGGAGTATGTGAATAATATTTTTGAGGCATTTGACAAATTATATAGTAATAGTCATGAAGATATAAATAATCTATTTTTGGAAATAACAAAAGATTCTAATGATAGGAATATAAGAAAAATTAGAGAAACATATCATGAAATATTGAATAAAAATAAGACTGAATTTGGAGAAGAATTATATAAAAAAATACAAGACAATATAAATAATTTCGATAAATTATTAGAAATAGAACCTGAAATAAAAGAATTAACAAAATCTCAGATATTTTATAAATACTATATAGATAAAGTAAGTTTAGATGGAACAAATATAAAGCATTGTTTTTCTCATTTGGTAGAGATTGAAGTAAACCAACTATTGAAAAATTATGTGTATTCTAAAAGAAGTACTAATAAAGAAAAACTAGAAAACATCTTTGAATATTGTAAATTAAGGAATTTAGTAAAAAATAAATTAGTAAACAAGTTGAATAGTTATATAAGAAATTGTGGGAAATATAATGGCTATATAAGTAATAATGATGTAGTAAACAGTGAAAAAATTTCTGAAATAAGAACAAAAGAAGCCTTTTTAAGAAGTATTATAGGAGTGTCTTCTTCTGCATATTTTTCTTTGAGAAATATTTTAAATACTGATAATACACAAGATATAACGAATAAAGTAGATAAAGAAGTAGATAAATTATATCAAGAAAATAAAAAAATTGAGTTAGAAGAAAGATTAAAGTTATTTTTTGGTAATTATTTTGATATAAATAATCAACAAGAAATAGAAGATTTTCTAATGAATATTGATAAAATTATTAGTAGTATAAGAAATGAAATTATTCATTTTAAAATGGAAGCAAATGCATATAGTATATTTGATTTTAATAATGTTACTTTAGGAAATAAAGCAAAAAAGATACTCAATGAAGAGATTAATAAAGAAAAAATAAAATTAAAAATTTTTAAACAGTTAAATAGTGCAAATGTTTTTGACTATTTGAGTAATGAAGATATAACAGAATATATGGGCAAAGCTGTCTTTTCATTTACTAATAGAAATATTCCTTTTGTACCTTCTTTTACAAAAATATACAATAGAGTACAAGATTTAGCTAATAGTCTAAAAATAGAAGAATGGAAAATTCCAGAGGGAAGCGAAAAAAAGGATGCTCAAATATATTTATTAAAAAATATTTATTATGGAGAATTTTTAGACAAATTTTTAAATGAAGAAAATGGAATATTTATTAGTATAAAAAATAAAATAATAGAATTAAATAGAAACCAAAATAAAAGAACAGGTTTCTATAAATTAGAAAAATTTGAAAAAATTGAAGAAAAAAATCCTAAGAAGTATTTAGAGATTATTCAAAGTTTATACATGATAAATATAGAGGAAATAGATAATGAAGAAAAAAATATATTTTTAGATTTTATTCAAAAAATATTTTTAAAAGGATTTTTTGAATTTATAAAAAATAATTATAATTATTTATTGGAATTAAAGAAAGTTCAAGATAAGAAAAATATATTTGATAGAGAGATGTCAGAATATACAACAGGGGAAAAAACTTTAGAAGATATGGAAGAAATAAACGAGATTACACAAAAGATAAAAATAACAGAAATTGATAAAATATTAAATCAAACAGATAAAATTAATTGTTTTTACTTACTTCTAAAATTACTTAATTATAAAGAAATTACTGAATTAAAAGGAAATCTCGAAAAATATCAAATCCTTAGCAATACTAATATATATGAAAAAGAATTGACACTTTTAAATATAGTTAATCTTGATAATAACAAAGTAAAAATTGAGAATTTTGAAATTTCAGTTAAAGAAATTGGTAAATTTATAGAAAAAATAAGCGGAAATAGGAAAATTGAAACTTTTGAAGAACTGAGAAATTTTGAAAAAATAGGAAATAGTGTTGAATATTATAATGTTTATTCTGATGATAAAAATATAAAGAATATAAGAAATTTATACAATATTAAGAAATACGGTATGTTAGATTTGCTTGAAAAAATTTCAGAGAAAGCGAATTATTGTATTAAGAAAAAAAATTTAGAAGAATATAATGAGTTAAAAAAGCAATTAGAAGATGAAAAAACAGATTTCTATAAAATCCAGAAAGATTTGCATTATAAATATCAAAAAAAATATAAAAATTTTTCAGAAAAGAATAATATAGAAGATTATAAAAAATATAAAAAATCTATAGAAAATATAGAAAAATATGTACATTTAAAAAATAAGATTGAGTTTAATGAGCTGAATTTACTTCAAAGCTTATTATTAAAAACACTTCATAGATTAGTAGGATTTACTTCAATTTGGGAAAGAGATTTGAGATTTAGATTAACAGGAGAATTTCCAAATGAATTAGATGTAGAGGATATATTTGACCATAGAAAAAGATACAGAGGAAATAAAGGTCAAATTTGTAAAAAATATGACCAATTTATTAGTGTACATATTGAATATCAAAATAATAACAAAATGAAAAATATAAAATTTGATGATAATAATCCTATTCGAAATTATATTGCACACTTTAATTATTTACCAACTCCTAAATATTCGATATTGAAAATGTTAGAAAAATTAAGAGAATTATTGGATTATGACAGAAAATTAAAGAATGCTGTAATGAAATCAATAAAAGGTATTTTGGAAGAATATGGGTTTGAAGCTGAATTTATTATAAATCCTAATAAAGAAATAATTTTAAATTCAATCAAGTCTGCTGAAATTATACATCTAAAGAAAAATGATTTAAAATCTCATAGAAATTCAGAAGATTTATGTAAATTGGTAATAGCAATGTTAGAATATTCAAAATAAGGAGTATGAAGAGAAATGCCCAATATAATTCACATAACAAAGGCTGATGATTTATCAATATCGAATAATCAGCTTGTAATGATTGATGAAGATAATAATGATGAGAAAAATAAGATTTCTTTGAATGATATATCTGCGATAGTTATTGAAAATTGCCATTGTAAGATTAGTGCGATTTTGCAGTTGAGGCTGATTGAAAATAATATTCCGATTATTATTTGCAATGAGAAACATCAGCCTGAAATTCATTCGCTGGGATTATTTAATCATTTTCAAGTGACTTTACGGATAAATGAGCAGATTGAGTGGGACAAGGAGAAAAAGGAAAAGTTGTGGAGCAGGATAGTGGAGAATAAGATTGAAAATCAAAGAGCATTGTTAGAGTATCTTGAAAAAAGTGATGTTTCGATTGAAAGACTGAAAACATATAAGGAAAACTTGAAAAAAGATGATGTGAGTGCAGAACATCAGGAAGCAATAGCTTCAAGGATATATTTTCAGGAATTGTATAGCAATAGTTTTAAAAGATTTGATGAAGATGGTGTGAATTCTGCACTTAATTATGGATATATGATTTTAAGAGCTATAATATCATCAAAGATTGTAGCCAAAGGGTTTCATCCAAGTTTGGGATTACATCATAAGTCACAGTTTAATGCTTATAATTTTTCTGATGATATAATAGAAGTTTTTCGTCCTATGGTG
Coding sequences within it:
- the cas1 gene encoding type II CRISPR-associated endonuclease Cas1 encodes the protein MPNIIHITKADDLSISNNQLVMIDEDNNDEKNKISLNDISAIVIENCHCKISAILQLRLIENNIPIIICNEKHQPEIHSLGLFNHFQVTLRINEQIEWDKEKKEKLWSRIVENKIENQRALLEYLEKSDVSIERLKTYKENLKKDDVSAEHQEAIASRIYFQELYSNSFKRFDEDGVNSALNYGYMILRAIISSKIVAKGFHPSLGLHHKSQFNAYNFSDDIIEVFRPMVDYLVYMYKDILNEVKLSKEIRQKILLVAQQKVLFNNKKYDFFQAVDYYLDSIRNYFVKDEEVIIPTLSVMDYEY
- a CDS encoding biotin--[acetyl-CoA-carboxylase] ligase, yielding MKFKFFDEINSTNTYLRRQLQIEEFEVIIAKKQTDGKGKRDSVWISNEGAALFSFAVKDNTELDEKITIFAGYIVYNVLKNYIDSHDKLTFKWPNDIYYENKKICGILCEKVRNNIIIGIGININNTDFGMFREKAISLVEITGKIHPVQQIIEEVVSTFENQFHNLNKNWENILQIVNENSYLKDKKILIKRNGKFLEKEYRFLRVDRRGKISLISKGDNDEMKFTSLEFKVI
- a CDS encoding KdsC family phosphatase, which codes for MIKLILLDVDGTLTDSGIYHGNNGEELKKFNVKDGYAIVNAQELGIEFGIITGKESELVRTRANELNIKYLYQGISEKTLILDEIMQITGLQKEEIAYMGDDLNDIKIMKKVGFSGTPLDGVNEAKIIADFVSTKNGGEGAVREFIETILKKDKLFQKFLINVK
- the cas13a gene encoding type VI-A CRISPR-associated RNA-guided ribonuclease Cas13a, giving the protein MKITKIDGISHKKYKEKGKLIKSNEIEKDVTEERFNDIEAKTTELFLKTLDSYVKNYEKCEEQNKERREKAKNYFSKVKLIIDNEKITICNENTEKIEIEDFNEYDVRNRKYFNVLNKILNGENYTEEDLEVFENDLQKKLNQIQSIKNSLEENKAHFKKESINNTTDRVKGNNKKSLFYEYYRNSSKHQEYVNNIFEAFDKLYSNSHEDINNLFLEITKDSNDRNIRKIRETYHEILNKNKTEFGEELYKKIQDNINNFDKLLEIEPEIKELTKSQIFYKYYIDKVSLDGTNIKHCFSHLVEIEVNQLLKNYVYSKRSTNKEKLENIFEYCKLRNLVKNKLVNKLNSYIRNCGKYNGYISNNDVVNSEKISEIRTKEAFLRSIIGVSSSAYFSLRNILNTDNTQDITNKVDKEVDKLYQENKKIELEERLKLFFGNYFDINNQQEIEDFLMNIDKIISSIRNEIIHFKMEANAYSIFDFNNVTLGNKAKKILNEEINKEKIKLKIFKQLNSANVFDYLSNEDITEYMGKAVFSFTNRNIPFVPSFTKIYNRVQDLANSLKIEEWKIPEGSEKKDAQIYLLKNIYYGEFLDKFLNEENGIFISIKNKIIELNRNQNKRTGFYKLEKFEKIEEKNPKKYLEIIQSLYMINIEEIDNEEKNIFLDFIQKIFLKGFFEFIKNNYNYLLELKKVQDKKNIFDREMSEYTTGEKTLEDMEEINEITQKIKITEIDKILNQTDKINCFYLLLKLLNYKEITELKGNLEKYQILSNTNIYEKELTLLNIVNLDNNKVKIENFEISVKEIGKFIEKISGNRKIETFEELRNFEKIGNSVEYYNVYSDDKNIKNIRNLYNIKKYGMLDLLEKISEKANYCIKKKNLEEYNELKKQLEDEKTDFYKIQKDLHYKYQKKYKNFSEKNNIEDYKKYKKSIENIEKYVHLKNKIEFNELNLLQSLLLKTLHRLVGFTSIWERDLRFRLTGEFPNELDVEDIFDHRKRYRGNKGQICKKYDQFISVHIEYQNNNKMKNIKFDDNNPIRNYIAHFNYLPTPKYSILKMLEKLRELLDYDRKLKNAVMKSIKGILEEYGFEAEFIINPNKEIILNSIKSAEIIHLKKNDLKSHRNSEDLCKLVIAMLEYSK
- a CDS encoding DegV family protein; this encodes MAIKYLDAKRLKLVFIGGGKWVTKHEDLLNELNVYPVPDGDTGSNMSMTLNSMINDLEEKTDDKIKMPQLVEVVEEAVLMGARGNSGTILSQVITGFLKGIGDKVKLLPKDVAEALSSAKETAYSAVSEPIEGTILTVIRKISEKATECADKFEDLVEFLREIVKAGEQAVEETPELLPKLKEAGVVDAGGKGLFFFFEGFYKVTTELNLLVELQKAQVKENEFDKTIANIDHDPESIHFQYCTEYIILNGDFDTEEYKKRVLELGDSAVFAQTSKKFKTHIHTNHPGKAMEIALEYGPLEKMKIENMKLQHDNLQIFSERDEAKIFVNPKIDKTKSAFVILADSENLKDEFLKIGADVVILGGQSKNPSVQEILNAIDKTEKENVYVLPNNKNVITTAKMAAEKSQKTVMVLDTKTMLDGYYFLKHKENDIDEVKEAAARNYSVEITKAVRDTKVDELTIAKNDFIGLVNGKIKYAKKSLKDITDAILADLVTKNTITAIIVSGNEKDENSQKNIEEKLSGIKTSIIDGNQENYYYYLYIENKDPNMPEIAILTDSVSDLTYEDIEGLPIKIVPLKIDINGELYRDGIEITKPEFWHEMLDNDAAIKTSQPSPQDFLNAYNKLFEKGYKKIISIHPSSKLSGTIQAAKVGRSLTNRENDIELIDSMGASLLQGFLALGAAGKSIRGESFTEIINWVNNFRTKGKLLMIIPDLKYLEKGGRIGKASSTIAGALNMKPILTVNQGEVTVEKKVLGERNAQKYIEKYIERESKKQSIVLMTGWGGTPTELENVVRIHSEVENNPKINSLILNREIGAVIGAHAGPVYGIFIFPRLS
- a CDS encoding S1C family serine protease, producing the protein MKKINLKKGNKKFALFSMLFLLLSCSNKTENNPSNTNNTPNVEQQKNISQEDLQKYTKNAVQTQDAFVSVHNSVKDSIVNIRTKKTVTVNTYNPLEEMLFGRSGGQEKRESGSLGSGFVVSKDGYIVTNNHVIDGADEIYVKFSNGREYRTKLVGTSPEVDIAVLKIDSNGTFKPLEFANSDQVQIGQWSIAFGNPLGLNDSMTVGIVSAAGRSSLGIEEIENFIQTDAAINQGNSGGPLIDITGKVIGVNTAIYSQSGGSVGIGFAIPANLAMTVKDSIIANGKFEKPYIGVYLGNLDSNKVKALNLKSSNGVFIADVVPNGPAAVAGITKNDVITAVDGKEVNSAGAFVGEIAAKKVGQTIKLTVYRNGQATEVAVTLVKTPSAIEQQRVIQQRQQQLGR